In Schizosaccharomyces osmophilus chromosome 1, complete sequence, the genomic window CATCTGCGCGTTTGTTAAGTTTAAATGACGAGTTTTTGGAGACAAGTGAAAGTTATTGTAAACTATTAATGCAAAGCGGATGCTGGAATAAGTTGGAAGAGTTTTTGGACGAAGTTTACACTGACACAAAGACTACAAGTTTACTTTCTGGAAAGGAACTCGTTGCAAGGATCCTAGTAGCTCTTCGCCAACTCGTGCAAACCGATGCAGAATTCGAGCGCGTAAATAAAACCATACAAAAGTACCCTACTTACTCATTACTTTAAAAATTTCCGAATATTCTTTgcaaattcatttttttttattcctgCTTGTTGGTGGAAACTTCACATAAAGTTATTTTTATGTTAAACATACTTCTCAATCAACATGACTTGCAAAAATTTACACAATCCTCACGATGTGCATTCAATCTAAAATGGTTTTCCACTGTAAAGGATTAGTAAATGAATTAAGGATCAGTTTTGTAGGCTTACCAAATTATCACCCAAATGATGAACATTTTCAATACCAATTCCCTTATTTGTCTCAATCCTGGTTACGTTGTTAATAAAATGCCATAATACGAATGCTATCCATAATATCCATACATTTCTTTAGCAGTCATCTGTGTGAGACCAATTGCAGCTGGGGCACCTTTTCCCTCAGCCATAATGATTACATATTTATCTTTACCGATATCTTCTGGAAGGTTACCACCCGCAGAAGTAAGGCCAGGAATCATAATGTTGGCACCagacaaaacaaacttgATAGCGCCGCGGTCAACGCGAACTTGAGGGAAACCATCAGGGCCTACACAGGTAATTGTTAGAATATTTTCATGCGCTTGCAATAACAAGCAAAATAAAGAACATACACTTGTGAATCAGACGAAGAGAAGGTACCACCGGTCCATCAAAGtgttggaaaagaattacTTCTCCATTCAAAGCATACAGGAAGATACGTTCCTCACTAGCAACGAAGTGTTAGCTGGTAACTTAAAGTGAAACTGGAGTTAAGACGAACCATTTAATTTGAGTCAGCTGAGATTTTTTGGGAATTAATTCATCAATGACATGCTCAAGTTTAGGAAAGGTCTCAACAAGTTTCGACTTTATTCCTCGTTGAATAGAGGACTTGATAGGTGTGGTTCCTTTAaaatcttcctttgaaTTGAATCTAGTGTCAATGTTAGaacaaaatccaaaaattaTAGACAAAAGCGGTGAAGACACTAACCTTTTGAACATTGTGATTattaaaatttaatttaaagAGCAAATAATCTATTAATTGCTAAGAAGCCTGAAAATTATCAAGCTGTTTGCAAAGGAGAAGTCTGTCTAGGGTGTTGCTATAGAAGACGCGTCCTGCCCTTCTCGCAACACAAACGATTTagaataagaaaattacGGACCCTTTCGTATTTAAAGAGGTCATTTATATGATTTTATTAAACAATAGCTGATATAAAAAGGATTTAAGATGGATCCAGCAATTCCCAGggtaaaaaacaagaatccTGCTCCTATCCAAATTTCGGCGGAGCAGTTGTTACGAGAAGCCGTCGAAAGACAGGATGTTGCTTTTGTTCCCCCAAAGGTTAGTATTGCGGACTTGGAAGAGCTTCACGAATTTCAAGGCCGAAAACGAAAGGGGTTTGAAGATGCAATTCGGCGTAACAGGCTAGCGATGGGCCATTGGATGCGTTATGGGCAATGGGAACtcgaacaaaaagaatatgcGCGGGCGCGTTCTGTCTTTGAACGAGCTGTTGATGTTGACCCCAAGTACATCCCTCTTTGGCTTAAGTATATTGAGTGCGAAATGAAAACTCGTAATATAAACCATGCCAGAAACTTATTTGACAGAGCCATTACATTTCTTCCCCGAGTTGACAAGTTATGGTACAAGTATGTGTATATGGAGGAAATGCTTGAGAACATCACTGGTTGTCGCCAAATATTTGAGCGTTGGCTAAAGTGGCAACCGGACGAGGTTGCTTGGATGAGTTATATTCGATTGGAGCGAAGATATCATGAGAATGAACGCGCCCGTGGTATTTTTGAACGTTTTGTTATTGTCCACCCCGACGTAGTCAACTGGTTACGCTGGGCTCGGTTCGAAGAAGAATGTGGTAATGCTGCGAATGTCCGGGCTGTTTATATGGCGGCCATGGATGCTTTAGGACACGAGTTTTTAACGGAGAAGTTTTTCATTGCGTTTGCCAAATTTGAAATCCGGCAGAAAGAGTATGAGAGGGCTCGTACTATCTTTAAGTATGCCATTGATTTCATGCCAAGGTCAAAATCCGCAGAGTTATATAAGGAATACActcattttgaaaaacaatatgGAGAACAGTCAGGAATTGAATCTATAGTTTTCGATAAACGACGACTTGCTTACGAAACCGAGCTTAAAGAGAATCCCTATGACTATGATGTTTGGCTTGATTTAATTAGACTAGAAGAGAAGACgggaaattttgaaaggatACGCGAAATGTATGAACAGGCGATCGCAAAAGTCCCtgaaagtaaagaaaaaaggggATGGTCTAgatacatatacatatgGCTTAACtatgttttgtttgaagaaatagatGCTAATGAAGTGGAGAGGGCTCGAAATGTATACCTGCAGTGTTTAAAACTAATCCCTCATAAAAATTTTACGTTTGCAAAACTTTGGATTATGTATGCGATGTTTGAATTACGACAACAAAACATTGATGCGGCTAGAAAGACGTTAGGACGAGCGCTCGGTATGTGCCCAAAGCCCAAGCTTTTTAGGAGTTACATTGAATATGAGGACAGTATTAAGCAATTTGATCGGTGTCGTAttatttacgaaaaatGGATTCTGTATGATCCAGAGGCCTGTGCGCCTTGGCTTGGCTATGCtaatttagaaaataaacttGGCGATACTGATCGTGCTCGTGCTTTGTTTGAATTAGCTGTAGCTCAACCTGTTTTGGAGACACCCGAGTTGGTTTGGAAGGCGTACATcgattttgaatttgaagaaatggaatatgaaaaagcaagGTCTCTATACGAGCGCTTGTTAGAAAATGCTCCTCACGTGAAGGTTTGGATTAGTTTTGCCAACTTTGAAATCGCACATTTGGAGGATGATGACGAAGATCCGCCGAATGATGATACGGCTTCACCTACCGCGGTTGTTCGTGCCCGTAAGGTGTTTGAAGCTGCAATGACAAGTCTTCGTCAACAAGGgttgaaagaagaacgCATCGTTTTATTGGAGGCTTGGAAGCAATTTGAAAGCCTGCATGGAACCGAAGAAACCCGCAAAGATGTCGAGAGACAAACCCCACAGATGGTTACGAAGCGTCGCAGATTGGAAAATGGACTCTTTGAAGAATACTTGGATTACTTGTTCCCAGATACATCTGTGGACCAAGGCGACAAGATGCGCATGTTGTTGGAAAAGTCAAGACAAtggaaggaagaaatggcgaaaaaacaagaaactgTCAActaaaaaaacaatgtgcattcttttgttgaatagTCCTGTGTATAAGTACGGATGTTGAGATGAGgtttaataaaaatgacTTTCCAGCCCATAAATGAAATCCtatgtttattatttaatgCTTACGCCTgaaggaaaccaaaaaaagtgaGAAACCAAGTTGTCAATTGTCGCCTTTCATTCACTCATTTCCATACAGTGTTTATTACAGAGCACAAGGGTCCAGCTCGAAACAACGTTTATTTTCTCTCCTTTGTTGCCGATTTCCTTGTCGTGGTTTCTGAATGActcatttgttttcgtaTGCATCCCAAAGTTGAAGTTCACGATCGGTGTTAAGCAGAAACGGTTCGTTCTTTTGCAAGATAGtgaattgaaaagataaGGAAAATACATAGACCGAGTTAATGTACGATTTCGTTTCAACACATGCATATTTATGCGCCTAACTTCATACATGTAAATAATATTGTTGTAGTTTCCAATAGTATAATGATCAACACTCATAAGCGAATCTGTAGatcctttgaaaatttgccGTAGCTCCCCACGCCATCCCACTTTAGGGTACTACCCTTCCTCCCCAGGTAGCGAATATCTTCTGAGGCAGCTGCATTGTTAGCAGGGGAAACGTAACTTGCCCTTTGTCTATATTGCCGCCAAAGAAGGTCCCAAAcaagaagtaaaaaaaaaacgcATTGAAACCATTTTCAACCTTTGTTTCCACTAAAGTCTTATAGAATCATAATTTCAttagaacaaaaaaaagaattggaacCTTGAAAGACGCAGAACCTTCTGTGTATTTATATGCAAAGTACGTGAAGCGTGCTGCCTATGCTTTCTCAGAAGATTGTTTAATCACATTTCCAATTTCTTTGCAAAGCAGAGATTTTGAATCCTCTAGGATCAGGTTATCTTGCTTATTTATTCATCCGGAAACCAAAGACTTATAAGAGGACTTTGGTTGGCATCAAGGATTTATAAACTATAGTGACTTGAGTTTCGCAGGTTTCcctattttctttcagtCTTGTCTTTCGATTATTCAAAGAGGTGGCTGTTTTTTACATTGACTATCGaaacatttattttttctttgacgCTCgtgattttttttaatctCCAACCTTAAAACTTCTCTGGTGAAGGTAAACTTGATTTTATTAACCTTGcgttttttttcatacaCCTGCTTATACGATCGACCCAAAAACTTGGCAAACGACTGCTCTTTCTGGAGGAACACACACGCCTCTTGAACTTCTTTGACTCCaatatatttaaaaaaagaacatttAAAACCTTTGAGTCATATTGAATAGCACTTCCCTTAGTTCCTTTGATACTTCCCCTATCCTTCATAAAAGCCCCTATACTTAAACAACCTTGCTTTTTGGAGTTTTGCaggtttttgtttaaatttTCCCTTTCCTGTGTGTCTGTAACCATTACATTCGTTTTCATCTTGTTTGtggcttcttcttttacttcGTCTCGTTACCccattgtttattttccgctaatttctttcttattttttcgcatctatttattttttgatttattaaACTGCTTATCGTTACTTTCCTTTGACTAATAATCTACAAAATGAGAGAATCCAATGTCAGCGTTGTTTGGAACAATAGAGCCTCCGTTACGATCAACACGGTTTTGTATGACCGGCGGGCTCTTGACTGTGATTCAGAAATGGCGCTTATGAATTCCTTGAGTCATCTTGCGTACTTAACGTCCACTTCACCCAAAATCAGAGAAATATTAACCATAGACGGTGGCTTAGTTCGTTTGATGAATATTTTGCGAGCTGGAAGAGGACAAACGTTTGCTCGTATGACTATTTGGCAGCTAGCCTTGCAATGTGTCGTCAATGTCGGTATCCGAGGTTCTGAAGCTATTAGGATCCGTGTTGTTGAAGCAGGAATCGTTCCGATCGTTGTGACACTCTTGGatgattttttgtttgccCTTGAATCTGTGGTTCCTTCTACGAATCGACCACCAGTTGCTTTCACATCTGTTTCCACGCCTCCACCAAACAACTCTTTAGCTCCGTTAGACTCAAACTCCATGGATGCGATTACTGAAAATAACTCTCCTttaaattcattatttGTAGGCAGTGAGTCCTCTTCTCCTCACCTGAATAACACCTCTGGACGGAGGAACATTGCTATTGAGGTTAGAGACAAcgattttcaaaatcgaACTCGCTCGACAAACCGCGAAGATACTGGACGAGAATTTACAGAGACCGGTTCTTCCCAGGGTCATTCTGCTGTCTTTCCCCAAGACGCATATGGTGATTCTCAAGTCCAATCTCCATTTACCCTTCCAAGATTGCCATCTTCAACCTCAACTACGTCCTTGTCTAACGAAAATATCAATCCCGCCTCATCCCCTTCTTCCCCAAATTTGCCCCAAAACCCAGCTGTTTCTGGAGGCAGCTCAAATCCCGAAACTGCTTCTTCTGGTCCCTCtgattcttcaaatctCTTCACACCTTTACCTGTAAACCCTTTAAATTCAGTCCAAGAATCGTCTCGTGTATCAGATCAATTATCTATGTCCATAGCTCAGCAACAGGCAATCATTCGCCGACGCCGTGCTCAGAGAGCAATATCTATTCCAACTCCCTTAGTATTGTTCGAAGCACGACGATTAGAAAATACTGCGGACTTTCAAGgaattgcttcttttttcgatAATTTcgacaaaaaaattaataagCTCCCTAGGGAGGAGGATATACTTTACGGGTTGCAAATCTTGGCATATACAAGTAAAAATTACTTCCACTTACGCTCCCATTTTGAAGCATCCAAAGACGTGCCTGGCTTACGCATGTCACCCTTGCGCAGTGGGAACAGAGTATGGAATACATTTCAGCTTGTTGAGCAGTTTACCTTAAAACTGTATCCTCCCCAAATTCAGTACTGGGCTAGAGCTATAATGAACAATTACTGTCGAAAGGATGAAAGCCGTGGTGGAATTCGTCGTTGCGCAAGTTTACAATGCAATAAATGGGAAGAACATAGTCGACAATTTGCCAAATGCAGGCGTTGTCGTCGTACAAAATATTGCAGCAAGGAGTGTCAGCAACAAGCATGGCCAGGACATAGTCGGTGGTGCCGTGTGATCCACAAAGATGTTCGATCTTCTAGACGAGACATTGGAAAGCAAGCTTCTCAAACGTCGGGAGCGGAAGTTGAATCAGAACCTCTTACAACGAACTCTGGTGTCGTGATACCTAGTAATACTCCAGAAGCGACTGACGCCAACTCGTCAACCGCAACTATACAAAACTCTAATACATAAAAACGTTCGTTATGGTTCTTAGAAATTACTCCGTTCCACAATCCATGCATATTGAGAAGTCTATACTGTTGTCTGCGGCAAGAGTACAGCTTTGCTCACTTGGACCATTCAAGGTACCTTTCCTGGATTAAAGTATCTTCTGCTAATGATTTATTCTATCTCAGTTTTTGGGGTTTCACAAATTACTACTTTTCCTTAGTTCACATTAATGTCTAGTATGACTTTATTAAACGTAATTTCTTATACCTATGTTGTTAGTATTCAGTCCATGTTCATGTAAGCTTTAGAATCAATTTATCACGtaaaatttaataaagtaatgatcaaaaaataaacaaccCTGAcattcctttgtttttctgcaTTCACTTTTTGATATTGCTTTTACTCAACAGACCCACACACTTCCCACTACAACCAGAAAAAAGGCCATAGGCGTAGAAGCAATCTTTACAACACTGACGGAAAAGTTGGCATCACTACGTTACGATTCTATCGGTAGATTAAAACTCATAAATCCTATTATACTGTTTCCTAACTGCATCTCTTACTAAAAGAACTTTGAGCTAGTTTGCCTTGCGACAAATAATAAATTGCTGCAGCAAACAATGGCCTCGAACGAATTAGCGAACAAATTGGAAGACACAACTCAATCATTGTATGATTTGGCTTTGGTAATTTACAATTTGGAAGATACGACTCCTCCAGATACTATTCCAGAAAATATTAGCACATTGGTGAGTCATCTTAGGGCACTTCCTAAGATTGCTAATAAGGCAAACGAACCGATTTCTCAGGATGTGCTAGATTATGTTGAACAAGGTAGAAATCCTGACGTATACGCTCGACAATTCAGTGAGCTAGTTCAAAAAGACAATCAATATGTGCATGGAAAATTTTTAGCTATGGAAGAGTTTCAACAAACTCTGGCTGAAGAAATTGCTTCTGCTTATCCCAACCTACGAAAGGATGTGGATGAAATTCTCGCACAAGGTTCTAAACAAGGCGACGCTTCTTAATAAACGGTGGAGAATCACACTTTGTAGGAAGCAAACTCAGCACTCCTTTTTTATGCTTAATTTTGATCCGTTATGTATTGAGtacttcttccaaaagcTGAATGCACAGTGACCGTTCTTCCGCTGTTTTTGGGATGTAATGTGGATCCATCAGGGTTTTTAATAGAGGAAAGTTGGAGAAGTTGTTGCTTTGAaaagtcttctttttggcTACAGCCGAGTaatcttgctttttgtgTTGGGATCGGGAGCCGAACACATACAAGTAGTCTCTcacttcatcatcatcctAACAGTCAAATTagtatttctttgttgatttGGAGCGCTTACATAGATAATTACGACCTTCTCTTTGGGGGACGTTGAGtttgatttgtttgtttttgtatatGTGGGACAGGGAATTTTTCCGCATGGGTCCTGTTTTGCGCTTTTCAAATGATTCCCATAATtcttgtattctttttcgtaCTTTTGGCTGGTAGAACTGTCTGTTGA contains:
- the mub1 gene encoding Armadillo-type fold protein encodes the protein MRESNVSVVWNNRASVTINTVLYDRRALDCDSEMALMNSLSHLAYLTSTSPKIREILTIDGGLVRLMNILRAGRGQTFARMTIWQLALQCVVNVGIRGSEAIRIRVVEAGIVPIVVTLLDDFLFALESVVPSTNRPPVAFTSVSTPPPNNSLAPLDSNSMDAITENNSPLNSLFVGSESSSPHLNNTSGRRNIAIEVRDNDFQNRTRSTNREDTGREFTETGSSQGHSAVFPQDAYGDSQVQSPFTLPRLPSSTSTTSLSNENINPASSPSSPNLPQNPAVSGGSSNPETASSGPSDSSNLFTPLPVNPLNSVQESSRVSDQLSMSIAQQQAIIRRRRAQRAISIPTPLVLFEARRLENTADFQGIASFFDNFDKKINKLPREEDILYGLQILAYTSKNYFHLRSHFEASKDVPGLRMSPLRSGNRVWNTFQLVEQFTLKLYPPQIQYWARAIMNNYCRKDESRGGIRRCASLQCNKWEEHSRQFAKCRRCRRTKYCSKECQQQAWPGHSRWCRVIHKDVRSSRRDIGKQASQTSGAEVESEPLTTNSGVVIPSNTPEATDANSSTATIQNSNT
- the tma20 gene encoding RNA-binding protein Tma20 → MFKRFNSKEDFKGTTPIKSSIQRGIKSKLVETFPKLEHVIDELIPKKSQLTQIKCEERIFLYALNGEVILFQHFDGPVVPSLRLIHKCPDGFPQVRVDRGAIKFVLSGANIMIPGLTSAGGNLPEDIGKDKYVIIMAEGKGAPAAIGLTQMTAKEMIETNKGIGIENVHHLGDNLWKTILD
- the cwf4 gene encoding Prp19 complex subunit Cwf4; amino-acid sequence: MDPAIPRVKNKNPAPIQISAEQLLREAVERQDVAFVPPKVSIADLEELHEFQGRKRKGFEDAIRRNRLAMGHWMRYGQWELEQKEYARARSVFERAVDVDPKYIPLWLKYIECEMKTRNINHARNLFDRAITFLPRVDKLWYKYVYMEEMLENITGCRQIFERWLKWQPDEVAWMSYIRLERRYHENERARGIFERFVIVHPDVVNWLRWARFEEECGNAANVRAVYMAAMDALGHEFLTEKFFIAFAKFEIRQKEYERARTIFKYAIDFMPRSKSAELYKEYTHFEKQYGEQSGIESIVFDKRRLAYETELKENPYDYDVWLDLIRLEEKTGNFERIREMYEQAIAKVPESKEKRGWSRYIYIWLNYVLFEEIDANEVERARNVYLQCLKLIPHKNFTFAKLWIMYAMFELRQQNIDAARKTLGRALGMCPKPKLFRSYIEYEDSIKQFDRCRIIYEKWILYDPEACAPWLGYANLENKLGDTDRARALFELAVAQPVLETPELVWKAYIDFEFEEMEYEKARSLYERLLENAPHVKVWISFANFEIAHLEDDDEDPPNDDTASPTAVVRARKVFEAAMTSLRQQGLKEERIVLLEAWKQFESLHGTEETRKDVERQTPQMVTKRRRLENGLFEEYLDYLFPDTSVDQGDKMRMLLEKSRQWKEEMAKKQETVN
- the nut2 gene encoding mediator complex subunit Med10, whose protein sequence is MASNELANKLEDTTQSLYDLALVIYNLEDTTPPDTIPENISTLVSHLRALPKIANKANEPISQDVLDYVEQGRNPDVYARQFSELVQKDNQYVHGKFLAMEEFQQTLAEEIASAYPNLRKDVDEILAQGSKQGDAS